The Shewanella zhangzhouensis genome has a window encoding:
- a CDS encoding GNAT family N-acetyltransferase, translated as MTIAFETQRLSVVEIVDGVALSERSDLLERVPAMLTPAVVEHLPPYFHGVNSRGAADIWLERMLRESRLLQVKSKTHEIMGFLFIYVENEHHAHIGYLLAQAYWGKGLATELLQGFIGAAANTESWLTLVGGVDQANTASTKLLEKLGFTAQKQDGNSPVFYEYRLSRAIPEQVSQKGAVP; from the coding sequence ATGACAATAGCGTTTGAGACTCAAAGACTGAGCGTGGTCGAAATAGTGGATGGCGTTGCTTTGTCTGAACGCTCTGACTTACTTGAGCGTGTGCCCGCGATGTTAACCCCGGCAGTAGTTGAACATCTTCCCCCCTACTTTCACGGCGTTAACTCCCGCGGTGCGGCAGACATCTGGCTTGAACGCATGTTGCGAGAAAGCCGGTTACTTCAGGTCAAATCAAAAACACACGAAATCATGGGTTTCCTGTTTATCTACGTAGAAAACGAGCACCATGCCCACATTGGCTATTTGCTTGCACAGGCGTATTGGGGCAAGGGCCTGGCCACTGAATTACTGCAGGGATTCATTGGCGCAGCTGCCAACACTGAGTCATGGTTAACCCTTGTTGGCGGCGTTGACCAGGCCAATACAGCATCAACTAAACTGCTTGAAAAGCTGGGCTTTACAGCCCAAAAACAGGATGGAAACAGCCCGGTGTTTTATGAGTATCGGCTCTCTCGAGCGATACCGGAACAAGTCAGTCAGAAGGGGGCTGTGCCTTAG
- a CDS encoding bifunctional 2',3'-cyclic-nucleotide 2'-phosphodiesterase/3'-nucleotidase gives MNQKHLLAVTIAAALGVSACGSDNNDVEKEVLVDLRVMETTDLHTNIMDFNYYSGKEDPTIGLARTASLIKAAANEAPNHVLVDNGDLLQGSPMGDYMAKIGIADGAVHPAYKAMNLLGYSVGNIGNHEFNYGLEFLEKSLAGAEFPYINANVYCADDNGCWKGIKKGEHLFTPYVIEDKEVIDQNGDKHVLKIGYIGFVPPQIMLWDKQNLTGKVEPADILETAQKYVPEMKAKGADIIIAIPHSGIGSVENPGDAMAENATYALTRVEGIDAIMFGHSHSIFPDARYSDLPNTDVEKGLLNGVAAVMPGRWGDNLGVVDFALARKDGKWTVLDVKTEARPIYDGANKAPLVEADKDIHDAVELEHQGTLAFVDEPIGVAAADMYSFLTLVQDDPTVQIVSDAQIANVRAKLPPSLAHLPVISASAPFKAGGRHGTTSDADQYVQVDAGELTFKNAADLYLYPNTMVAVKATGAELKDWLECSANQFNQIDPAKSEPQFLINWAGHPTYNFDVLDGMTYKIDVTQPSKFDRDCKVVNENANRIVDLAFKDSDGKVYSGEELLTKEFIVASNNYRAFGGKFAGTGSDHVVLELPDTNREALAAYITAESKYNDTTGQYEGMVNPTADYNWDFVTINSAVALDVRFETQDSAKADAFIEQNKQRAMTKVGKDELGYAVYRIDLTK, from the coding sequence ATGAATCAAAAACATCTGTTAGCGGTAACCATTGCCGCTGCACTGGGCGTCAGCGCCTGCGGCTCTGATAATAACGACGTGGAAAAAGAGGTTCTGGTGGATCTGCGGGTGATGGAGACCACGGATCTTCACACCAACATCATGGACTTCAACTACTACAGCGGCAAAGAAGATCCAACCATAGGTCTGGCCCGCACCGCCAGCCTTATCAAGGCTGCCGCCAATGAAGCCCCCAACCATGTACTGGTGGATAACGGCGACCTGCTGCAGGGCAGCCCCATGGGCGACTATATGGCTAAAATCGGCATCGCCGATGGCGCCGTACACCCCGCCTACAAGGCCATGAATTTGCTGGGTTACAGTGTAGGCAACATAGGTAACCACGAATTCAACTATGGCCTTGAGTTCCTCGAAAAATCCCTGGCCGGTGCCGAGTTTCCTTACATCAACGCCAACGTCTACTGCGCCGACGATAACGGCTGCTGGAAAGGCATCAAAAAGGGCGAGCATTTGTTCACGCCTTACGTGATTGAGGACAAAGAGGTTATCGACCAAAACGGCGATAAGCATGTCCTCAAAATTGGCTATATCGGCTTTGTACCACCGCAAATTATGCTGTGGGACAAACAAAACCTGACCGGCAAGGTTGAGCCAGCAGACATCCTCGAAACCGCCCAAAAGTACGTGCCTGAAATGAAAGCCAAGGGCGCCGATATCATTATCGCCATTCCACACTCTGGCATTGGCTCGGTGGAAAACCCAGGCGATGCCATGGCTGAAAACGCTACCTATGCCCTCACCCGGGTTGAAGGCATCGATGCCATCATGTTTGGCCACAGCCATTCCATCTTCCCGGACGCGCGCTACAGCGACCTGCCAAATACCGATGTGGAAAAAGGCCTGTTGAACGGCGTTGCAGCCGTGATGCCCGGCCGCTGGGGTGACAACCTGGGCGTGGTTGACTTTGCGCTGGCCCGCAAGGACGGAAAGTGGACAGTGCTCGATGTTAAAACCGAAGCACGCCCCATCTACGATGGCGCCAACAAAGCGCCACTGGTGGAAGCCGACAAAGACATTCACGATGCCGTGGAGCTTGAACATCAGGGCACCCTCGCCTTTGTGGACGAACCCATAGGTGTGGCCGCAGCCGACATGTACAGCTTCCTCACCCTGGTGCAGGACGACCCAACGGTGCAAATCGTTTCTGACGCGCAAATCGCCAATGTCCGGGCCAAGCTGCCGCCATCACTCGCACACCTGCCGGTGATATCGGCTTCCGCTCCCTTCAAGGCCGGTGGCCGCCACGGCACCACCTCAGATGCGGATCAGTACGTGCAGGTAGACGCAGGCGAGCTGACCTTTAAAAACGCCGCCGACCTTTACCTCTACCCCAACACCATGGTGGCGGTAAAAGCCACGGGCGCCGAGCTTAAAGACTGGCTGGAATGCTCAGCCAATCAGTTCAACCAGATTGACCCCGCCAAGAGCGAGCCGCAGTTCCTCATCAACTGGGCTGGCCATCCAACCTATAACTTCGATGTGCTCGACGGCATGACCTACAAGATTGACGTAACCCAGCCAAGCAAGTTCGACCGTGACTGTAAGGTTGTGAATGAAAACGCCAACCGCATCGTGGATCTGGCCTTTAAAGACAGCGACGGCAAGGTTTACAGCGGCGAAGAGCTGCTGACCAAAGAGTTTATTGTCGCCTCCAACAACTACCGCGCCTTCGGCGGCAAGTTTGCCGGTACCGGCAGCGACCATGTGGTGCTGGAGCTACCGGACACCAACCGCGAAGCGCTGGCGGCTTACATCACCGCCGAGTCGAAGTACAACGACACCACAGGCCAGTACGAGGGCATGGTAAACCCCACCGCCGACTACAACTGGGACTTTGTGACCATTAACAGTGCCGTGGCGCTGGATGTGCGATTCGAGACCCAGGACAGCGCCAAGGCCGATGCCTTTATCGAGCAAAACAAGCAGCGCGCCATGACCAAGGTCGGCAAAGACGAGTTGGGTTATGCCGTGTATCGCATCGATTTGACCAAGTAA
- a CDS encoding M3 family metallopeptidase, with product MKGQTLKPLVVAMTLSLGLTACGNDENKQTKVANTPATAVETASAGISEQAAVTAVNPFFEPYNTYQDIPAFDKIEEAHYLPAYKEGITRQQAEIQAIIDNADAPSFANTIEAMEQSGKLIKRVSAVFYNLTSADTTPGLQAISKEVSPMLSTARDDIFLNDKLFARVKAVYEQRDSLGLNTAQSRLLEDTYKAFSRGGANLDEAGKAKLRELNEKIGKLSLEFGDNVLAETNGFELVVENKDDLSGLPQSVIDVAAATAKSRGKEGKWVFTTSRPSITPFLTYADNRELRQQLYTAYVERANHNDARDNKKALAEIAALRAERAQLLGYKTHAHYVLEENTAKNPDNVYALLDKVWPAAINQAKSEVAEMQKLIDAEGGNFKLAPWDWDYYADKIRVAKYSFNEQDTRPYFSLDATIEGVFYTANRLFGLTFKERNDLPKYHEDVRTWEVFDKDGKLLAIFLGDYYVRDSKRGGAWMNAYRSQSGLGDERVVPIIVNVLNYPRPTATEPSLLTFDEASTLFHEFGHALHGMLSNVEYEAQSGTSVPRDYVEFPSQVTENWMTQPEVLSQFAKHYKTGEVIPEELVKKIQAASKFNQGFATVEYLAATKLDLDWHTLETSEVQDAAAFEAASLKKMGLIDEIAPRYRSTYFSHIFSGGYSAGYYGYIWADILGADAFEAFRERGIFNQDTAKAFRATVLSQGGSEDPMKLYREFRGKEASIEPLLKSRGLL from the coding sequence ATGAAGGGACAAACCCTCAAGCCGCTTGTTGTGGCCATGACACTGTCACTGGGCCTCACGGCCTGCGGCAACGACGAAAACAAACAGACCAAGGTCGCCAACACGCCAGCTACCGCCGTTGAAACAGCTTCCGCCGGGATTTCTGAACAGGCCGCCGTTACCGCTGTAAACCCCTTCTTCGAACCCTACAATACGTATCAGGACATCCCGGCCTTCGACAAAATCGAAGAAGCCCACTATCTGCCTGCCTATAAAGAGGGCATCACGCGTCAACAGGCTGAAATTCAGGCAATTATCGACAATGCCGACGCGCCCTCTTTCGCCAACACCATCGAAGCCATGGAGCAGAGCGGCAAGCTCATCAAGCGCGTATCTGCGGTGTTTTATAACCTGACCTCCGCCGACACCACCCCTGGCCTGCAGGCGATTTCCAAGGAAGTCTCGCCCATGCTATCGACCGCCAGGGACGATATCTTCCTCAATGACAAGCTGTTTGCCCGGGTAAAGGCTGTGTATGAGCAGCGCGACAGCCTGGGGCTGAATACAGCCCAAAGCCGCCTTTTGGAAGACACCTACAAAGCCTTCAGCCGCGGCGGTGCCAACCTGGATGAGGCCGGCAAAGCCAAGCTGCGTGAGCTAAACGAAAAAATTGGCAAGTTGAGCCTGGAGTTTGGTGACAATGTGCTCGCCGAAACCAATGGTTTCGAACTGGTGGTGGAAAACAAAGACGATTTGTCCGGTCTGCCCCAAAGCGTGATTGATGTGGCCGCCGCTACCGCCAAGAGCCGCGGCAAAGAAGGCAAATGGGTGTTCACCACCTCCCGCCCGTCCATTACCCCATTTTTGACCTACGCCGACAACCGTGAACTGCGCCAGCAGCTGTACACCGCCTATGTTGAGCGCGCCAATCACAACGATGCCCGCGATAACAAGAAGGCGCTGGCCGAAATCGCCGCCCTGCGCGCCGAGCGCGCACAGCTTCTGGGCTATAAAACCCACGCCCACTATGTGCTGGAAGAAAACACGGCGAAAAACCCTGACAACGTATACGCCCTGCTGGACAAGGTATGGCCTGCTGCCATTAATCAAGCCAAGTCTGAAGTGGCCGAGATGCAGAAGCTGATTGATGCCGAAGGTGGCAACTTCAAGCTGGCGCCATGGGACTGGGATTACTACGCCGACAAAATTCGTGTCGCCAAGTACAGCTTTAACGAACAGGACACCCGTCCCTACTTCTCGCTGGATGCCACCATCGAAGGCGTGTTTTACACCGCCAACCGCTTGTTTGGCCTGACCTTTAAAGAACGTAATGACCTGCCCAAGTACCATGAAGATGTGCGTACCTGGGAAGTGTTCGATAAAGACGGCAAGCTGCTGGCCATCTTTTTAGGCGACTACTACGTCCGCGACTCAAAGCGTGGCGGCGCCTGGATGAACGCCTACCGCTCACAGAGCGGCCTGGGTGATGAGCGTGTCGTGCCCATTATCGTCAATGTGCTCAACTATCCGCGCCCAACCGCGACTGAGCCTTCGCTGCTGACCTTCGATGAAGCCAGTACCCTGTTCCACGAGTTTGGTCATGCCCTGCACGGTATGCTGTCGAACGTTGAGTACGAGGCCCAGTCAGGCACCTCAGTACCACGGGACTACGTTGAGTTCCCATCCCAGGTCACCGAAAACTGGATGACTCAGCCAGAAGTGCTGTCGCAGTTTGCCAAGCACTACAAAACCGGTGAAGTCATTCCAGAAGAGCTGGTCAAGAAAATCCAGGCCGCCAGCAAGTTCAATCAGGGCTTTGCCACGGTTGAATACCTTGCCGCCACCAAGCTGGATCTCGACTGGCACACCCTTGAGACCAGCGAAGTGCAGGATGCCGCTGCCTTTGAGGCCGCCAGCCTCAAGAAAATGGGCCTGATTGACGAGATTGCGCCGCGTTACCGCTCAACCTATTTCAGCCATATCTTCTCCGGTGGTTACTCAGCCGGTTACTATGGCTACATCTGGGCCGATATCCTCGGCGCCGATGCCTTTGAAGCCTTCCGCGAAAGAGGCATCTTCAACCAGGATACCGCCAAGGCGTTTCGTGCCACCGTGCTGTCTCAGGGTGGCAGCGAAGATCCGATGAAACTGTACCGCGAGTTCCGTGGTAAAGAAGCCAGCATCGAGCCACTGCTCAAGAGCCGCGGTCTGCTGTAA
- a CDS encoding dipeptidase translates to MTKKPANPFTLSRLSALIPLMLAMPGLAAAPSPDAQKVASYAASNFQQAQIETLKTLVGYDTRAREGLTPDTDPVFADFKRALGVKARMLGLDVEDNGYVMLISLSPEGAGTDVKKVGVITHGDVQPADPSLWPQSPYELTETADGKLVGRGAEDDKGPIATALYAMKAIKDSGIVLKRRIELLVYMAEESDWEPLKEFLKTYQSADINITLDAEYPVVTGEKGWSQIKLSLPRVMVKVGADTPVLTHFTGGSFASQIPQQARAVIQNANPELVAALKARAEALPVKTDFIDEPLGLTIHVTGKAAHSSTPEDGINALAYLADLLSPTADGSIPDWPMTTAAVTADFLHTLVGTGLYGERFGKLGYSDEFMGPMTLAPTLITEGKEGADVTLNLRRPVGRTPEALDKLALDAIQGWQQARGTQVADIETYWGTPMLIDDAPHLETLLGVFGHYTNTADPKPIAIGGSTNAKLFPNALSFGPAMPGVEYTGHSEYEFITRDQLKLNLEMYTAALVELAMRE, encoded by the coding sequence ATGACAAAGAAACCTGCGAACCCCTTTACCCTGAGCCGCCTGTCCGCCCTTATCCCCTTGATGCTTGCTATGCCTGGCTTGGCCGCAGCGCCTTCACCGGATGCCCAAAAGGTGGCCTCCTATGCGGCGTCGAATTTCCAGCAGGCTCAAATCGAGACCCTGAAAACCCTGGTCGGCTACGATACCCGCGCCCGGGAGGGCCTGACCCCGGACACCGACCCTGTGTTTGCCGATTTCAAACGGGCTCTCGGGGTTAAAGCCCGGATGCTGGGGCTCGATGTGGAGGACAACGGCTACGTGATGCTGATAAGCCTGTCCCCCGAAGGGGCCGGGACAGATGTGAAAAAGGTTGGGGTGATCACCCACGGCGACGTGCAGCCTGCCGACCCCAGCCTGTGGCCCCAAAGCCCCTATGAATTGACCGAAACGGCCGATGGCAAGCTGGTAGGCCGAGGCGCCGAGGATGACAAGGGGCCCATCGCCACTGCGCTTTATGCCATGAAAGCCATCAAAGACAGCGGCATTGTGCTTAAGAGGCGCATCGAGCTTCTGGTTTATATGGCTGAAGAGTCGGACTGGGAGCCCTTGAAGGAGTTTTTGAAAACTTACCAGAGCGCCGATATCAATATCACTCTGGATGCTGAATATCCCGTGGTGACCGGCGAGAAGGGCTGGAGCCAAATCAAGCTCAGTCTGCCCCGCGTCATGGTGAAAGTGGGCGCAGATACGCCGGTGTTAACACATTTCACCGGTGGCAGTTTTGCCAGTCAAATACCACAGCAGGCGAGGGCTGTGATTCAAAACGCCAACCCTGAATTGGTAGCCGCTCTGAAAGCCCGTGCAGAGGCCTTGCCAGTCAAGACTGACTTCATTGATGAGCCGCTGGGGCTCACAATCCATGTCACAGGCAAGGCGGCCCATTCGTCCACACCGGAAGATGGTATAAATGCGCTGGCCTATCTGGCTGATCTGCTCTCGCCCACAGCCGATGGCAGCATTCCTGACTGGCCCATGACCACGGCAGCCGTCACTGCGGACTTTTTACATACGCTGGTGGGCACAGGGCTTTATGGTGAGCGCTTTGGCAAGCTTGGCTACAGCGACGAGTTTATGGGGCCAATGACATTGGCGCCGACCCTTATTACCGAGGGTAAGGAGGGCGCAGACGTGACCCTCAATCTGCGCCGACCGGTGGGGCGTACTCCTGAAGCGCTGGATAAGCTTGCCTTGGATGCCATTCAAGGCTGGCAGCAAGCCAGGGGCACCCAGGTGGCTGATATAGAGACTTACTGGGGCACGCCCATGTTGATTGACGATGCGCCCCATCTGGAGACGCTGCTTGGGGTGTTTGGCCACTACACCAACACAGCGGACCCCAAGCCCATCGCCATTGGTGGCTCAACCAATGCCAAACTCTTCCCCAACGCCTTAAGCTTTGGCCCGGCCATGCCCGGGGTGGAGTACACAGGCCACAGCGAATATGAATTTATCACCAGAGACCAGCTTAAGCTGAATCTGGAAATGTACACAGCCGCGCTGGTGGAACTGGCGATGCGCGAGTAA
- the ggt gene encoding gamma-glutamyltransferase: MKPRPGAFTLKGLTLALAIALPFAATFTAQAKLPTKPALDDSAIFSEMATAQPIFGKYGMVSSQEALATRIGVDILKKGGNAVDAAVAVGFALAVTLPRAGNLGGGGFMLVHLAKDNKTIAIDYRETAPKASRRDMFLDEAGNAVDELSRSHGLAVGVPGTVMGMELALEKYGTMSLSEVIAPAIELAEDGVEVTAELASSLAGLHNWIARWPTSAEIFYPNEGQNLTVGQRMVQKDLAESLKRISKAGSKGFYEGETAEKLVAAVQEAGGIMTLADLKAYKVMEREPVRGNYRGLEVVSMPPPSSGGIHIIQMLNVLEHFPMGELGHNSAQSIHFMAETMKRAYADRSEYLGDPDFVTVPVKALTSKAYGDAIAKTIAANKATPSDDIKPGKLAPYESDQTTHYSVVDKWGNAVSNTYTLNFSYGSGMVAKGTGILLNNEMDDFAAKPGSPNGYGLLGGDANAVEPQKRPLSSMSPTIVMKDGKPFIVTGSPGGSRIINTVLQIIMNVVDHDLNIAEASIAPRIHHQWYPDEIRTERSLNVDTRRLLESMGHKVNVKHAMGSTQSIVVTEEGIYGASDPRQSASETLGY, from the coding sequence ATGAAACCACGGCCCGGTGCCTTTACCTTAAAGGGGCTGACTCTCGCCCTTGCCATCGCCCTGCCCTTTGCGGCCACATTTACTGCGCAAGCCAAACTGCCCACCAAGCCGGCACTGGATGACAGTGCCATCTTCAGTGAAATGGCCACTGCCCAGCCTATTTTCGGTAAGTACGGCATGGTCTCAAGCCAGGAAGCGCTGGCCACCCGCATCGGCGTGGATATCCTTAAAAAAGGCGGTAACGCCGTGGATGCGGCCGTTGCCGTCGGTTTTGCCCTGGCGGTTACCCTGCCCCGCGCCGGAAACCTCGGCGGAGGCGGTTTTATGTTGGTGCATCTTGCCAAAGACAATAAAACCATCGCCATCGACTATCGCGAGACAGCCCCTAAAGCATCCAGGCGCGATATGTTCCTGGATGAAGCCGGCAATGCCGTGGATGAACTGAGCCGCAGCCATGGGCTCGCCGTGGGCGTACCCGGCACAGTAATGGGGATGGAACTGGCGCTGGAAAAATACGGCACCATGAGCCTCTCAGAGGTCATTGCCCCGGCGATAGAGCTCGCCGAAGACGGTGTGGAAGTGACCGCCGAGCTGGCAAGCTCCCTCGCCGGGCTGCATAACTGGATTGCCAGGTGGCCCACTTCTGCCGAGATTTTTTACCCCAACGAGGGGCAAAACCTCACCGTGGGCCAGCGTATGGTGCAAAAGGATCTGGCCGAGAGCCTAAAGCGCATCAGCAAGGCCGGCAGCAAGGGCTTTTATGAAGGCGAAACCGCCGAGAAATTGGTGGCTGCGGTACAGGAAGCCGGCGGCATCATGACCCTGGCCGACCTAAAAGCATACAAGGTAATGGAGCGTGAGCCGGTACGCGGCAATTATCGAGGGCTGGAGGTCGTTTCCATGCCGCCGCCAAGCTCAGGTGGCATTCACATCATTCAAATGCTCAATGTGCTTGAGCACTTCCCCATGGGCGAACTTGGCCACAACAGTGCCCAAAGCATTCACTTTATGGCCGAAACCATGAAGCGCGCCTATGCCGATCGCAGTGAGTATCTGGGCGACCCTGATTTTGTGACAGTGCCAGTCAAGGCACTGACCAGCAAGGCCTATGGCGATGCGATTGCCAAGACCATAGCGGCCAATAAGGCGACTCCCTCCGATGACATCAAACCCGGTAAACTGGCGCCCTACGAGAGCGACCAGACCACCCACTATTCGGTGGTCGATAAATGGGGCAATGCGGTGTCCAACACCTATACCCTGAACTTCAGTTACGGCTCGGGCATGGTGGCCAAGGGCACCGGTATCCTGCTCAATAACGAGATGGACGACTTCGCCGCCAAACCCGGCAGCCCCAACGGTTACGGTTTGCTCGGCGGTGATGCCAATGCAGTTGAGCCGCAAAAGCGGCCGCTGTCGTCCATGAGCCCCACCATAGTGATGAAGGACGGCAAGCCCTTTATTGTTACCGGCAGCCCCGGTGGTTCGCGCATCATCAATACTGTGCTGCAAATCATCATGAATGTGGTGGATCACGACTTGAACATTGCCGAGGCCAGTATTGCGCCGCGCATTCATCATCAGTGGTATCCCGATGAAATCCGCACCGAACGCAGCCTGAATGTGGATACCCGCCGTTTGCTGGAGTCCATGGGCCACAAGGTCAACGTCAAGCATGCCATGGGCTCGACCCAATCCATTGTGGTGACTGAAGAAGGCATCTACGGCGCATCCGATCCACGCCAAAGCGCCAGCGAAACCCTGGGTTACTGA
- a CDS encoding LysE family translocator: MPDFTLLAVFIPTFLFVSITPGMCMTLAMTLGMSIGVRKSLWMMAGELVGVGLVALAAVLGVAAIMLNYPSLFAALKYVGGAYLVYLGINLWRSRGKFALTSEPGPSPHPMALISQGFLTAVANPKGWAFMVSLLPPFISVERPMAPQLMALLSIILVTEFACLMLYASGGKSLKALLSRGDNLTLLNRIAGSLMAFVGIWLAFGD; this comes from the coding sequence ATGCCAGACTTCACCCTGTTAGCCGTATTTATTCCCACCTTTTTATTTGTTTCCATCACCCCCGGCATGTGTATGACCCTGGCCATGACTCTGGGCATGAGCATTGGCGTGCGCAAAAGCCTGTGGATGATGGCCGGGGAGCTGGTCGGAGTGGGCCTGGTGGCACTGGCGGCCGTCCTCGGGGTTGCCGCCATCATGCTCAACTACCCGTCGCTGTTTGCCGCACTCAAATACGTTGGCGGCGCTTATCTGGTCTACCTCGGTATTAACCTGTGGCGCTCTCGCGGCAAATTTGCCCTAACGAGTGAACCCGGCCCCAGTCCACATCCGATGGCGCTTATCAGTCAGGGGTTTTTGACCGCCGTGGCCAACCCAAAAGGCTGGGCCTTTATGGTATCGCTGCTGCCCCCCTTTATCAGTGTAGAGCGCCCAATGGCACCGCAGTTAATGGCGCTGCTGTCTATTATTCTTGTCACCGAATTTGCCTGTTTAATGCTGTATGCCAGCGGAGGCAAGAGTCTTAAAGCCCTACTGAGTCGCGGCGACAACTTAACACTGCTTAACCGAATTGCCGGCAGTCTGATGGCGTTTGTTGGTATTTGGCTTGCCTTTGGCGACTGA
- a CDS encoding DUF4010 domain-containing protein yields MRHRTPLATHFRDKHIWLDMGLLALLCVVASYIPVLKIVPLVAGLELFSFFCFHLVPVRGRFQLQGFLGGFISSTAVYLQVLNDKKFAATRERDLQLTLLFALCAMLIECLMIVWFLSGTLAWTYYLPFLIQLLLIICVIVFLSGQKEQSPQIEEHGNTGMAEIELLNDHPILWKNVIKLSMLIFILVYGMHVIGSELPLSRNASILLISLFEAHAVLASVMTEQSLYVKQTDLLTQFYLILFGNALSKSFLMCKGRNLRNKAWLIAVLLMSFVLSLAASFAIGAAVGSW; encoded by the coding sequence ATGAGACACAGGACACCGCTTGCCACCCACTTTCGCGATAAGCATATCTGGCTGGATATGGGCCTGCTGGCGCTCTTGTGTGTGGTAGCCAGCTATATCCCGGTTTTAAAAATCGTGCCTCTGGTGGCTGGGCTGGAACTCTTCAGCTTCTTTTGTTTTCATCTGGTGCCGGTTCGCGGCCGTTTCCAACTGCAGGGCTTTTTAGGGGGCTTTATTTCCAGCACGGCGGTGTACTTACAGGTGCTGAATGACAAAAAATTTGCCGCCACCCGGGAGCGGGATTTACAACTGACGCTGCTGTTTGCGCTCTGTGCCATGCTGATTGAATGCCTGATGATTGTCTGGTTTCTGTCGGGCACTCTGGCCTGGACATACTACCTGCCTTTTTTGATTCAGCTGCTGCTGATTATCTGTGTCATTGTCTTTCTCTCTGGCCAAAAAGAGCAGAGTCCGCAGATTGAGGAACATGGCAACACCGGGATGGCGGAAATTGAACTGCTGAACGACCATCCGATACTGTGGAAAAATGTCATCAAGCTGTCGATGCTGATTTTCATCCTGGTGTATGGCATGCATGTTATTGGCAGCGAACTGCCCCTGTCCCGCAATGCCAGCATCTTGCTGATTTCCCTGTTTGAAGCCCACGCGGTGCTGGCCTCGGTAATGACGGAGCAGTCGCTGTATGTTAAGCAAACAGATCTGCTGACGCAGTTTTACCTGATCCTCTTTGGCAATGCCCTGAGCAAATCTTTTCTGATGTGTAAGGGTCGCAATCTCCGGAACAAAGCCTGGCTGATAGCCGTGCTGCTGATGAGTTTCGTGCTGAGTCTCGCAGCCAGTTTCGCCATCGGCGCCGCAGTGGGAAGCTGGTAG
- the hppD gene encoding 4-hydroxyphenylpyruvate dioxygenase — MASETNPLGLLGIEFTEFATPDNDFMHKVFLDFGFSMLKKHKEKDIYYYQQNDINFLMNRDRAGFSAGFAKSHGPAITSMGWRVEDAEYAYKHAVERGAKAAPDEVKDLPYPAIYGIGDSLIYFIDRFGDDNIYATDFVDLDEPVIVQEKGFMEVDHLTNNVYKGTMEQWSNFYKDVFGFTEVRYFDIKGSQTALISYALRSPDGSFCIPINEGKGDDRNQIDEYLREYNGPGVQHLAFRSRDIVASLDAMEGSSIATLDIIPEYYDTIFEKLPQVTEDRERIKHHQILVDGDENGYLLQIFTKNLFGPIFIEIIQRKNNLGFGEGNFKALFESIERDQVRRGVL; from the coding sequence ATGGCAAGCGAAACCAATCCACTGGGCCTGCTCGGCATCGAATTTACCGAGTTTGCAACGCCCGATAACGATTTCATGCACAAGGTGTTTCTGGACTTTGGTTTTTCCATGCTGAAAAAGCACAAGGAAAAAGACATCTACTACTACCAGCAAAACGACATCAACTTTTTGATGAACCGTGACCGCGCTGGTTTCTCTGCCGGTTTTGCCAAGTCACACGGCCCGGCCATCACCTCTATGGGCTGGCGTGTGGAAGATGCCGAGTACGCCTACAAGCACGCGGTTGAGCGTGGCGCCAAGGCCGCCCCGGATGAAGTGAAAGACCTGCCCTACCCAGCCATTTACGGCATCGGTGACAGCCTGATTTACTTCATCGACCGTTTCGGCGATGACAACATCTACGCCACCGACTTTGTCGATTTGGATGAGCCTGTGATTGTTCAGGAAAAAGGCTTTATGGAAGTCGACCACCTGACCAACAACGTCTACAAGGGCACCATGGAGCAGTGGTCAAACTTCTACAAAGACGTGTTTGGCTTTACCGAAGTGCGCTACTTCGACATCAAGGGCTCGCAGACTGCACTGATTTCTTACGCCCTGCGCTCACCTGATGGCAGCTTCTGTATCCCCATCAACGAAGGTAAAGGCGACGATCGTAACCAGATTGACGAATACCTGCGTGAATACAATGGCCCCGGCGTACAGCACCTGGCGTTCCGAAGCCGCGATATCGTGGCGTCGCTGGATGCGATGGAAGGCTCGTCCATTGCAACACTGGACATCATCCCTGAATACTACGACACCATCTTTGAAAAGCTGCCCCAGGTAACCGAAGACCGTGAGCGCATCAAGCATCACCAGATTCTGGTGGATGGCGATGAAAACGGCTACCTGCTGCAGATTTTCACCAAGAACCTGTTTGGCCCTATCTTTATCGAAATCATCCAGCGTAAGAACAACCTGGGCTTCGGTGAAGGTAACTTCAAGGCGCTGTTCGAGTCTATTGAGCGCGATCAGGTCCGCCGCGGCGTGCTCTAA